One window of the Anopheles cruzii chromosome 2, idAnoCruzAS_RS32_06, whole genome shotgun sequence genome contains the following:
- the LOC128267030 gene encoding histidine-rich glycoprotein-like, which translates to MQRVVVAIVLSLVGLVLGAPASRLTRSSDEGTASSYVYFSRSPGHSLELGTPGLTGVSHLLTDAKFFPVVKSVELELESDEEVEHDLKAIPGDEHEDDHQAYRVVEQEEDDGSSHEEDHHSKKGESASKGYDSKHVLEKGSKGSYDKEGHEHRYENGGDRKHSHHDEGSHYKDHNEAAKHTKGGKHHEKKHHKKGSKTTGYHNVYHKDEYKKEHIFYDTSDHTGHFKKYGSAHEHHSDEQGKHAHGSHEDRAHHESGHKNAGGHDRGKYDEQHAQHKHRHGQDQYDRHGSSYGQNHGHQGAGERGYKIIHH; encoded by the coding sequence ATGCAGCGTGTTGTGGTGGCCATAGTGCTGAGTCTGGTCGGGCTGGTGCTCGGAGCGCCGGCGAGCCGACTCACAAGATCCAGCGACGAGGGAACCGCGTCCAGTTACGTCTACTTCAGCCGGTCCCCGGGACATTCGCTCGAGCTAGGGACACCCGGACTCACAGGAGTTTCGCACCTGCTGACGGATGCGAAGTTCTTCCCGGTGGTCAAGAGCGTGGAGCTCGAGCTGGAGAGCGACGAGGAGGTGGAACACGATCTAAAGGCGATCCCTGGCGATGAGCACGAAGATGATCACCAGGCGTACCGGGTGGTGGAACAGGAAGAAGATGATGGGTCCTCGCACGAAGAAGACCACCACTCGAAGAAGGGTGAAAGCGCCTCGAAAGGCTACGACTCGAAGCACGTGCTCGAAAAGGGCAGCAAAGGAAGCTACGATAAGGAAGGCCACGAGCATCGGTACGAGAATGGGGGTGACCGGAAGCACTCACACCACGATGAGGGTTCCCACTACAAAGACCACAACGAGGCGGCCAAGCACACGAAGGGGGGCAAGCATCACGAGAAAAAGCACCACAAGAAGGGCTCGAAGACGACGGGCTACCATAATGTGTACCATAAGGACGAGTACAAAAAGGAGCACATCTTCTACGATACCAGTGACCACACGGGGCACTTCAAGAAGTACGGATCGGCGCACGAACACCACTCAGACGAGCAGGGTAAGCACGCCCACGGAAGTCACGAGGATCGGGCACACCACGAGAGCGGCCACAAGAACGCGGGCGGACACGACCGGGGAAAGTACGACGAACAGcacgcgcagcataaacatcgCCACGGGCAGGATCAGTACGATCGGCACGGATCGAGCTACGGGCAGAACCACGGCCACCAGGGCGCTGGCGAGCGGGGCTATAAAATCATTCACCACTAA
- the LOC128268413 gene encoding uncharacterized protein LOC128268413, with amino-acid sequence MASFLVKISLALLAVGLVTFGVAARASASDDLRGESNLVHRVVRSPQQQQPHGLANFPPPQFPFANPEIVSQDTQRDRNGFAQTTIYKYPNGMGSSAVSTSYSGTAQITGSLPAVLLGAVALVLWKLFH; translated from the exons ATGGCTTCGTTTTTGGTGAAGATTTCTCtcgcgctgctggcggtgggtTTGGTGACCTTCGGCGTGGCCGCCAGGGCCAGCGCGTCAG ATGACTTACGTGGTGAGTCCAATTTAGTGCACCGAGTCGTGAGAAgtccacagcagcaacaaccgcaCGGGCTGGCCAATTTCCCACC GCCGCAGTTTCCGTTCGCGAACCCGGAGATCGTGTCGCAAGATACGCAGCGTGACCGGAATGGGTTTGCGCAGACCACCATCTACAAGTACCCGAACGGAATGGGATCGTCGGCGGTGTCCACGAGCTACTCG gGAACGGCGCAGATCACTGGTTCGCTGCCCGCGGTGCTGCTAGGAGCGGTGGCTTTAGTGCTGTGGAAGCTATTCCATTAA